The sequence TAACTCAACTATTTAAAACATACATCTTCGATTCTAAAAATTACAAGTTTCACAACCAATTTATTGCCTATatattactcttttttttagcattaactaaaaaaaaaaagaacatattTGTTACTTTACTTTAGTTGCTTGATATCTAAAATTTGTTACACACATACACATGTTGAAGAAGACAGCCTACATAGGCAACATATTTAATCATAATTGCTTACGATCTCCCGGGCCTGTTGGGCCAGTAAAATAGAGATTGAGGTCCAAATCTAAGCCCAGGCTCAAGTTTGTTACCTTAGTTTGAAAGATCTGATCTGTTTCTAGGCCCAATAACAGATACCGATTAGAACCAATAGTCTACATGctcattttataaataaataaataaataaaaacatgaaattattattattatcgtaGAGACATAGTTTTTATATTAATGTATTATTAACTAACTAATATTGTGATCATAgacatttttaatattataaGAACAGAACCACGTGAATTGCTTTTGTTTTATTGTGATTTTCACTATGTAAGATATAGAATTTTAATGCAACTTTATACCTCAATAAagtataatatttaaaataaataatataaataagaaattagaaaatcaaaaaaataagattaTCTAAAAAATTTCTAACTCTGCTGGCAAAATTATACGTAGGCGGTGACTTACATGAACACTAACAATTTATTATATAGACAACAAATAGATAGTTATAAATTACTACTTGAGACGATAGACACTAAAGATGGAAATATATATTAAGATAATATTTATAAGATAAACAATGTAAATGATTTACTGAATGAAAAGGAACCAGTTTGTATATGACACTTAAGAAGGAAGGATGTAACTAATTAAAGAGGATGCTTGTGGGCTTCCATACTTTGGATtcaaatcatttaaatattccTTGGTTTCTTCTCACAGATCTAAGAATGTCTTTTTCTATATTCATTATTCCTTTTGTAgtattatttgttattatttattgtaTCTTTAAAGAAAGCATTAGATTAGATCTGTGGTGAACACTCCAATAATGTAAATTGGATCatgttaaaggaaaaaaaaaactttcatgGTCAACGAGTTTtaaataaccctaaacccttaGTCTTCCATATTTCAAATTagttatattattttttaagttttaagaaGTCTGGAGGGAAATGttaaagatatatttttttgttctaaGTGATCTTTGTCGATAGATAGTAAATTTTCTATTCAAGTCGAGTGAATTTAATTACAGATCTTACAAAGCATTCTTAAAAAGTCAAGACTCTTAGCCGAGTTGAGAAGTAGTTTTGATAATTTAAGTGACAAATGAGATGAATAAAGATTCCAAGACTCTTAGCCGAGTTGAGAAGTAGTTCAACTTTAAAGAGACGTAATAGAACTTTGGTAACCTCTTAGCATTCAAGCAAACATACCACCTTCCTCGACTCAACAATCGACACCAATGATTTCTAACACTAACAAGTTAAGCATTTCGAGTAACGTTATCAGGTCAAACACCACACCTTATGCTTCAAAGAAACAACTAATTAGGGAATCAAAATAGTGACCTTTCTCAACGTTAAGAAACCAAACTAAAAATCTGATGTTTGAATTATCAAAACTACAGAATCTCAAATTAGAAACGTTAGGTTATTAGGTGTCGGTGGGGGTAAAGACCAAAGAGtgatattattttcttttctttagggtaaaaagtaaagaaagggaaaaaggtAAGGGTATAAAGGGAAATGTAAACAAAACTTTGTTCACGTGTGGTAAGCAGTAGGAGAGACGTTGTACAGTCAGATCCAAAAAGTGGAATAAAGCAATGTGAGCCGTTGATGCCAAAAAGATCAATGTGTTGTGCCAAACGTGTGCTCAGTACTTTATTCACCAACTATTTACCCTTCCCACACGTGTCAATCTTATTCTTGTTTTTACTTTCATCATCAATCAATATAAAATACTAAGTAAGTGCATCATTAATTACATCATTGTgttcattttattataattaagttTAAACCCTATTTTAACTTAGAATTTAGGTGTTTATGacttttaagaatatttttttttaatttttaacttttaaaaaatgagtCTACTTggttataatttttatatttgaataatTAGACATGTTAATTAAATTTACTAATCATCttactattttattttcaatttcgTAGAGCTTTATTTTCTAGAttaattgttttaattttatttttctttatttttgtttcatcTTGTTGAATATGTTAATAACCATATATGAGTTTTATTTTATACACAAGGGTCAAAGAGGGCGGGATGTCAGGGTGGAAATAGGAGAGAGTTGTGTTTCgaagaaaggaaaaacaaaattagtttttttagtCTCTTTGATCCAAATGTGTTGATTATATTTTGTGTTATctcaaatatttatagaataagtTTACAAGATTTCTTAGTTATTTATCGATTTAATTAACATGACAAATCGTTCATAGACttcaaaaatagtttttaaaaattcagaTAGGGATTTGAACCCAACAAAATCACAATCTTGTAACTATAGTCAACTCaaacatacataaattaatCAAAAAGATATAAGTAGATATTATCTCTCTTCTTTTATCTATTTGATGCCATTTTCCCCCTCAAATCTCTGTCTCTGATGAAGCCCATAATTTCCGGTAACAACATATATTCCACTCTGAAGTCTCATTTCGTATACCAAACACATCAAttaatcaaatattttttctaGACCAAGTCCCATCATCTCCATCAGATCTAGAActtgtaattaaattttatttatgtgtAGATTAAACGAGTAGCAGCAGGTTTTGGGTTCTCGAGGAAGAATCTAAAATGGGGAGCAGTCATTAATTGGATCATTGAAGAAAGTGAAGAAACGAGAGAACCCCAttatctctttctctttttacattactttattcaaaaaacaaaaatgtttaaattaaaaGGAAACAGAGTGATTCCCTTGACATGTGAAGCAAAGcagttgtttttctttttgtaaaaatgaaACACAACACAAACCAAACCTCTTCTCTGCTTCTCTGACATCTTTGGGAACTGAGCAACTTTGTCATCAAGtaccctctctctctctctctctctctctcgctctctctctctctctctaaacaACTCCAAAGTCTCCATTTTTATTGAGAAATGGATTTGTATCATAGCACTGCAGAAGTTATGCCATTTACCCCCTCAAAACTCCATATTAATGTCCCTAAGAGCATCTTGTGGTAAGATTTACAAGTTCTTTGGACTGAACAAAAAATAGATAACGACTCTTCTGTTCTAACTTTGAGTTCTTGAGCCAAACATTTCATTTAAGTTTGAATACtagttttgttttttacttCATATTTGCTTTATTTTAATCGTATGCTTTCCATTTTACTGTTTATACTAAAGAAAATGTGAGTAGTTAAATGAGTTTGAATTAAAATACAATAAAGTTAAATCTATTTCAactattatataattataaatgaCCCCACCCAATTCAACTTTTTTAGTGCCAGTCCTCTCTCCTCATTTTACTCAATTTCTCCTTTCATTTACTCTGTCTATTTCTCTATATAAACACTCATATTTATCAACTCTAGTGGGGGATTTAGCAGAAGAAAGACAAACTCTGTGGGACTCTCTTGAAAAACATCGGTCATGATGAGAGTTTCTCTGAGGTCTCTTGTAGCTCTCACGCTCTACACTCTCTTCGCTTCCCACATTTCAGGTAACTATCTCAAACTCATGAAATCTTGGGGTTCTGTTTTTTAATGTTATAGGATTCAAACCAATGTTAACTCAAATCCATggctttttctcttctttgattTGCTGCAGTTTTGGTCTCTGCCACTACAATAACACTCTACAACAAATGCTCTCATCCAGTTTGGCCTGGCATTCAGCCTAGCGCTGGTAAGCCCTTGTTGGCTCGTGGAGGCTTCAAGCTCCCACCCAACAAGGCTTACACTCTTCAACTTCCAGCCCTTTGGTCTGGTCGTTTCTGGGGCCGCCATGGCTGTGCTTTTGATGCATCTGGAAGAGGAAAGTGTGCTACAGGAGATTGTGGAGGTGCCCTCTTTTGCAATGGCATTGGAGGTACTCCACCAGCCACTCTTGCTGAGATAACACTTGGAAATGACCAAGATTTCTATGATGTGAGCCTTGTTGATGGCTACAATTTGGCTATTTCCATTACCCCATCTAAAGGCTCAGGGAAATGTAGTTATGCTGGCTGTGTGAGTGACCTTAACATGATGTGTCCTGTGGGCTTACAAGTTAGATCTCACGATAATAGAAGAGTTGTGGCTTGTAAAAGTGCTTGCTTTGCATTCAATTCTCCAAGGTATTGCTGCACTGGTAGATTTGGGAATCCACAATCTTGCAAGCCAACTGCTTATTCAAAGATCTTTAAGACTGCTTGTCCCAAGGCTTACTCCTATGCTTATGATGATCCCACTAGCATTGCAACTTGCACTGGTGGAAACTATTTGGTCACTTTTTGCCCTCATCACGGTTAGCAattaaaaaaaggataaagttGTAGTCCCTAAAATATGATACTTTTGATAGGAGTTTGTTTATGGAGTCTGTAGTGGCTTTTACTAATGCACTTATATTGATGAcatctttcatttttctctctttttctttatgATGGTAAAGAATTAATTGGTTTTTGGCTGTTGCGGGTTTTGTATTTAATTGGTGGTTGTGGTTATTGTGGCAATGGCTGAACTATAAGATAAATTATGTGTTTAAAAGAGATCTAAGAGGCTAATTAGCTTACCAAGACTTGTCTTGCCCCAATTGCTAGTATGCAAATGACAGTAACATATAAGCTGTGTTGTGGCAGTATGAGTGGATTTCTGTAGTGTTCCTTCGGCCACTTGATAAGGTGAAAAGCATTGCCAGCTGGGTTAGATATCCAATGGCTTTCCTGGTTTTCACACCGGGGGATCCTAATTTGTAATGTAATTTAACCAAAAGCCTATGTAAATATGATGTTACAAATCAACTcattatattttaaaacttcCAAAAAATTGCAGCTTGAACGTTCGAGTGCCCAGCTCCATATTCATCTTTTTTAGTATTTCAAATATCAATTAATTAACCTCAGCCAAAGACTTTGATCTTTATTCCATATTTTGCTGCTTTTTGCCATCATAGAACACACTGTAGCAAATTCAATCCCAGTACTTTTTCTCTGTTAAATTCAAATCACCATCCACAAAAAAGAGAAGATTAAATCTGACAAGAAGAAAAAGGGGAGATTCTATCATGTGCAAATCAAAAACAAGCTTTGATGATGTGATTGAACAAGAGAAACAAGTAGAAAAAGGTCCGTCTTTTGAAGATTAATGCAAACAAACAGTATACTCAGAGTATAAACTCCATCATTTCAACTCTCATCTTCCTATTTATACTAGCTCTTATACTTGTGGCAAGCCTACATTTTAGTAATTTATGATGcacttctaaaaaaaatgattgctTTTTTGACATACCCATAAAGTAGTGATGGCAGAGGATAATGGGTCACATGACCATTGACGAGTAAAGATGATGAGGATTGCAAGCATTTTTTGCCAAAGTGGGAAGTAAAAGTTACATGTATCTTTGCATTTTAGAAATTTACAAGCTCTATGcacaataataatattaataataataataaagtgaaGGTGATAGTATAGTTTTCACACATTTTTGTGTAGGAATATTAATTTTCCCTAAATCTGAAAGACAATTATGTGAACAAGCTATTAAAAGAGAGACAATATGTCCCTTTCATTCAATTTGGGTTACATTGATCTATACAAATTCAAAGATCTTGAGGTGGCATTGTATAGTAACCTTTCAAAATATGGATTCAAAACGGGTGctcaaattattttatatatatatacatatatcgtGAGTGATACgaaaatagatcgagtaatcccTCATATTATAAACGTAAGTTTTTTTCCTAATGCAATCACCATATCCTAAATTATTTCTTTTGGATTAAAAGACATGCCAAATGCATCAACTATGTAGTACATTATACACAATTGTGTAGAGGCAATGTTGAACtaaaatttatatcaataatcaaaacttaaaaataCTACAGTAAATCAAAA comes from Cucumis melo cultivar AY chromosome 12, USDA_Cmelo_AY_1.0, whole genome shotgun sequence and encodes:
- the LOC103501835 gene encoding thaumatin-like protein produces the protein MMRVSLRSLVALTLYTLFASHISVLVSATTITLYNKCSHPVWPGIQPSAGKPLLARGGFKLPPNKAYTLQLPALWSGRFWGRHGCAFDASGRGKCATGDCGGALFCNGIGGTPPATLAEITLGNDQDFYDVSLVDGYNLAISITPSKGSGKCSYAGCVSDLNMMCPVGLQVRSHDNRRVVACKSACFAFNSPRYCCTGRFGNPQSCKPTAYSKIFKTACPKAYSYAYDDPTSIATCTGGNYLVTFCPHHG